From the Chitinophaga lutea genome, the window ATACGAGGCGGCCGGTGGCCTGATCACCAACGACGCAGATGAAGTATTACTGATGTTCCGCCGTGGCAAATGGGACCTGCCCAAAGGCAAGCTCGACGACGGCGAAACGCTGGAAGCCTGCGCCCTGCGCGAAGTACAGGAAGAAACAGGCCTGCAGAACGTAAGCCTCAGCCATAAAATCACGGAAACCTTTCATTATTACCCGTTAAAGGACAAAAGAATCCTGAAACACAGCCACTGGTACCGCATGTTTTTCACCGGTACGGAGCTGACGGTGCCACAGATCGAAGAAGACATCCTCGATATCCAGTGGATACGCCCCGAAAACCTCGGCAAATACATGGCGTATTCATATGAGAATATCCGGGAAGTGTTCCTGAAGGCGGACTATAAACTATAACCTATGAGCGTGCAATCCCACTACGACAACCATCTGGCGGCTTTCTACGCCTGGATGACCGGCAATTTCGACACCAAACAGAAGGAACAGGAAACCTATTTCACCAGCAAACACATTGCACCGGCAGGCAATGGCCTGGCGCTCGACCTCGGCGCGGGGCACGGGTTACAAACGGTATCGCTGGCCAACCTGGGGTTTTCGGTGTTTGCGGTCGACTTCAACCAGCATCTCCTCTCCGAACTTAACGCCCGAACCAAAGGCCTTCCCGTCAGAACCATCCTGGCCAACCTCGCTAACACCGCCCAATACACCATGGATGCGGAACTGATCGTGTGTATGGGCGATACGCTCACGCACCTCGACAGTGTGGAGCAGGTTACCACCCTTATCGGCGAATGGTATAAGATGCTCTCCCCCAAAGGCAAGCTGGTATTGTCTTTCCGTGATCTGACGCAGGAACTGGTGCAGGAAGAACGGTTTATCCCGGTAAGGGCGGAAGATGACCGCATCCACTCCTGCTTCCTGGAGTATTTTCCGGGTTATGTGAAGGTGTTCGATATTTTGCTCGAAAAGCAGCAGGGACAGTGGATCCAGAAAGTGAGCAGTTACAGGAAACTGCGCCTGGGCATAGAACAGGTAAAAATGATGCTGACCGCCGCAGGATTTGCAGTGCAGGATCATGAGGTGATCAGCCGCATGCATTATGTGGTGGCGGCTAAGCCGGGCGCTTAACCAGGATGGCTACGGTGAGCCGGCTTACACAGACCAGCTTATGTTCGTCGTCAGTGATGCGGATGTCCCACACATGCGTGGTAGCGCCGATGTGCAGGGGTCTGGCAATGGCGTGCACATATCCTTCACGCACCCCGCGCAAGTGGTTGGCGTTGATCTCAAGGCCCACGCATATCTGTTTTGCCGGATCGATGATCAGCGCAGAAGCCACACTGCCCACGGTTTCTGCCAGGGCAGCGGAAGCGCCGCCGTGCAGCAGGCCGTAAGGCTGCACCGTCCGATGGTCTACCGGCATCATGGCCCGCAGATAATCGGGCCCGATTTCGGTGAATTCAATGCCCAGGTAACCGCCCATCGTGTTCTGGGCATTTTCGTTGAGCTGATCCAGTGATATATCCAGCGAAAACCAGATTGCCTTCATGATATTGCAGTTTTAACTCTTTTGCTGTTGGATGGTTCGGGCCACTTCCGCCGGCAGGAACTGCGCCGCATCTCCCCCGTTCCGGATCACATCGCGCACCAGCGTGGATGCGATCGTCGAGAACTCCGGTGAACAGGTCAGGAAGATGGTTTCCACTTCGGGATCCATTTTCCGGTTGATGTCTGCAATCGCCTTCTCATATTCAAAATCGGCCACATACCGGATGCCTCTTAAAATAAAATGCGCGTTCACCTTTTTACAGTACTGCACGGTAAGGCCTTCATAGGAGGTCACCTTTATTTTGGGCTCGTTTTTATAGATCTCCCGGATCCAATCCACCCGCTGCTCTACGGAATACATGGGCACTTTGCCGGAGTTGATGCCGATGCCGATGATCAGTTCGTCGAAAAGCGGCAGTGCACGGTCAATGATGTCGGTATGGCCAAGCGTTACCGGGTCGAAAGTGCCGGGAAATAAACAGATACGATGCATGGTATAAGTTATTATTGACCGGCGGCGGAGGGTTTCCTCAGCTCTTCCCGGTTAATGAATATGGAAAATATGGTGGTGCCGTAATTCCTTTCGGTGCGGTAGTAACTGAATTGCTGGTAGTTATTCCGTGGTGTGTGCTCCAGTACAAACCAGCCTTCGGGCCTGAGCAGCTGCTTCTCGAAAATGATCTTCGGCAACTCGTCGATAGTGCCCAGCGCGTAAGGCGGGCCGGCGAATATAAAGTCGAACTGCTCGGTGCACTGCTGCAGGTATTTGAACACATCCATCCGCACGAGCTTCAGCTTCACATCGAGCATGTCGGCCGTTTTGCTGATAAAATCGGCCATGGCCGGGTCTTTTTCCACGATGGTCTGATCGGTGGCGCCGCGCGAGGCCAGCTCGTAGCTGATGCTGCCGGTACCGCCGAATATGTCCAGGGTTTTGAGCGTGGATATGTCGAGATTGTTTTCTATGATGTTGAACAGCCCACCTTTTGCGATATCCGTAGTAGGGCGCGTGTGCGGCATGTTAGCCGGCGGGTTGATGCGGCGGCCGCTCATGGAACCTCCTATTATACGCATAAAGCCAGGGCATAAAGATTATGAAAATGATGCGCAGGCACTTCGTTCATGCGGGGAATGTACAGGAACCCGTCGGGTTTATGCACCCAGTCGAGCCGCGGCAGGAAGCGGTGCAGTTCATGATATACCTGTGAGTCCTGTGTGAGGGCGCCGCCCAGTTTTACCTTGGCCTGCAGCTCGTTGAGCCCCAGCTGGCGCAGGGAATTGACGATATAATATACGATGTCGAGGCCGCTGCGGTAGCTCAATTGCTGCTGCAGCAACAGTTTACCGGATGCAAAAATGGTGAGCGCAAACTGATTGGGTTGCACTTCCACATACACGATGCCATCGGAAAACTGCGTTTCACTGTCTTTCCGGTAAGCCTTCAGCAGGCCCGTATAGGCGTGCATCACACTGTCCGACGAGAATTCTTTCCGCAGGAAGCCCAGTACGTCTTTGTCTACGGCATACACATTCACCAGGCCCATATCGGGAATGGTGTCGAACAGCACGGCTTCCTGCATTTTTTCCAGCTGCGCCAGGTGCAGGTAGTCTTTTTTCAGCTGCGGCTGGAAAAGCGGCTCCGGCACGAGCGTGGTTTCGGGCGAG encodes:
- a CDS encoding hotdog fold thioesterase, which translates into the protein MKAIWFSLDISLDQLNENAQNTMGGYLGIEFTEIGPDYLRAMMPVDHRTVQPYGLLHGGASAALAETVGSVASALIIDPAKQICVGLEINANHLRGVREGYVHAIARPLHIGATTHVWDIRITDDEHKLVCVSRLTVAILVKRPA
- a CDS encoding NUDIX hydrolase translates to MNNAKDYFCSMEMPVIIYISDRPLILTGEKSTLPPEYINAATLFSPTDEEIAQTISLLDRNELPLAVFRHHSVPALFETVKGHFTVYEAAGGLITNDADEVLLMFRRGKWDLPKGKLDDGETLEACALREVQEETGLQNVSLSHKITETFHYYPLKDKRILKHSHWYRMFFTGTELTVPQIEEDILDIQWIRPENLGKYMAYSYENIREVFLKADYKL
- a CDS encoding DUF3822 family protein, which encodes MPVAYTIQPTYAIDDATLLETDLTTCTLLVLVGSGTFSYAVLSPLHRKFLALKSYSYQPKTVAMADLEMIEEIFDADKLLFTAFKQVLLAFDSPETTLVPEPLFQPQLKKDYLHLAQLEKMQEAVLFDTIPDMGLVNVYAVDKDVLGFLRKEFSSDSVMHAYTGLLKAYRKDSETQFSDGIVYVEVQPNQFALTIFASGKLLLQQQLSYRSGLDIVYYIVNSLRQLGLNELQAKVKLGGALTQDSQVYHELHRFLPRLDWVHKPDGFLYIPRMNEVPAHHFHNLYALALCV
- a CDS encoding class I SAM-dependent methyltransferase, encoding MSVQSHYDNHLAAFYAWMTGNFDTKQKEQETYFTSKHIAPAGNGLALDLGAGHGLQTVSLANLGFSVFAVDFNQHLLSELNARTKGLPVRTILANLANTAQYTMDAELIVCMGDTLTHLDSVEQVTTLIGEWYKMLSPKGKLVLSFRDLTQELVQEERFIPVRAEDDRIHSCFLEYFPGYVKVFDILLEKQQGQWIQKVSSYRKLRLGIEQVKMMLTAAGFAVQDHEVISRMHYVVAAKPGA
- the coaD gene encoding pantetheine-phosphate adenylyltransferase, with the translated sequence MHRICLFPGTFDPVTLGHTDIIDRALPLFDELIIGIGINSGKVPMYSVEQRVDWIREIYKNEPKIKVTSYEGLTVQYCKKVNAHFILRGIRYVADFEYEKAIADINRKMDPEVETIFLTCSPEFSTIASTLVRDVIRNGGDAAQFLPAEVARTIQQQKS
- a CDS encoding RsmD family RNA methyltransferase; its protein translation is MRIIGGSMSGRRINPPANMPHTRPTTDIAKGGLFNIIENNLDISTLKTLDIFGGTGSISYELASRGATDQTIVEKDPAMADFISKTADMLDVKLKLVRMDVFKYLQQCTEQFDFIFAGPPYALGTIDELPKIIFEKQLLRPEGWFVLEHTPRNNYQQFSYYRTERNYGTTIFSIFINREELRKPSAAGQ